The Dehalobacter sp. genome contains the following window.
AGTCGCCTTTCCATGGATGCGGCAACTCTGGATTCTGCCAGGCAAACCCTTATCCGCCTAGGCCTTATCGCATACGAGAACCCTCTTTACCAGGTACTCTCACTTGAGCCTTTTGCTCAGACCGCCCATGTGCCACCCGAGGTACACAGCATGGGGCCGATGGATCAGCCAATCCCTATCGGGCAGATCTTCAAACGTATTATGGGAGAGAACTCGTGATTGATTTTGAACTGTTTGCCAGAATCAAAAACTACCATGAACAAAAGGGTCTGAATGCGGCACAGATCGCCAGGGAGCTTGAGCTTGATCCTCGCACTGTCGCCAATTGGCTGTCTCAGAAACAGTTCCGAGCAAGAAAACCGGT
Protein-coding sequences here:
- a CDS encoding helix-turn-helix domain-containing protein, whose protein sequence is MRDRHIESCSHPAAALYLFLVTVADQQGLSYYSAPSLMSRLSMDAATLDSARQTLIRLGLIAYENPLYQVLSLEPFAQTAHVPPEVHSMGPMDQPIPIGQIFKRIMGENS